A stretch of the Carassius carassius chromosome 6, fCarCar2.1, whole genome shotgun sequence genome encodes the following:
- the wfikkn1 gene encoding WAP, Kazal, immunoglobulin, Kunitz and NTR domain-containing protein encodes MWLSGSLLRLLCSLLLMRLCAFAADHPGVCPNHLNLNLWVDAQSTCERECQTDQDCAAFEKCCTNVCGLLSCVASRVSDGSDDAQSGAGVSAGGVASCDGFVCSQQGAVCDVWEGQPVCKCHDHCESEPSFTCASDGLTYFNRCYMDAEACVQGITLTVVTCRYHLSGPNTSPLPQDTTAQPTSASADSEPFPPTLYSNPQQQVIYQGATASFHCDVIGHPKPDVTWEKQSEGGETIVMRPDQMYGNVVITNIGQLVVYNAQVWDTGIYTCIARNTAGALRADYPLSVVRRDSEDFFDDPEAGLPLGQPFSPADCLAALERGECGEKRVDWYYDAARGECHEFVHGGCEGGRNRFETYEECRASCQREGLGVCSLPAVQGPCKLWEARWAYNSLMKQCLAFVYGGCLANKNNFHTREDCEASCPQPKQRQCKSCRPKGKILASLCRSDFAIVGRLTEIIEELDSGIARFHLEQVLRDEKMGLQLFETQHLEVLLVQMDWSCPCPNITQHHQLPLLVMGEVQDGTAVILPHSYVRPISDRRLKRIHQVLDKKTCEMLQRFKD; translated from the coding sequence GATTGCGCTGCCTTTGAGAAGTGCTGCACGAACGTGTGTGGCCTGCTGAGCTGCGTGGCGTCCCGTGTGTCCGACGGCTCCGATGATGCTCAGTCGGGGGCCGGGGTTTCGGCGGGGGGCGTGGCTAGCTGTGATGGGTTTGTGTGCAGCCAGCAGGGGGCGGTGTGTGACGTGTGGGAGGGCCAGCCGGTGTGTAAATGTCACGACCACTGCGAGAGTGAGCCCAGCTTCACTTGCGCCTCCGATGGCCTCACGTACTTCAACCGCTGCTACATGGATGCAGAGGCCTGCGTTCAGGGCATCACACTCACCGTGGTCACCTGCCGTTATCATCTGTCTGGCCCAAACACCAGTCCTCTGCCGCAGGACACTACTGCTCAACCCACGTCTGCATCTGCCGACTCCGAGCCCTTCCCGCCGACGCTCTACTCCAACCCACAGCAGCAGGTGATTTACCAGGGCGCCACGGCCAGCTTCCACTGCGACGTGATCGGACACCCGAAGCCGGACGTCACCTGGGAGAAGCAGTCCGAGGGAGGAGAGACCATCGTCATGCGGCCGGACCAGATGTATGGGAATGTCGTCATAACCAACATTGGTCAGCTGGTGGTGTATAACGCCCAGGTGTGGGACACAGGGATATACACCTGCATCGCACGAAACACCGCAGGAGCACTGCGCGCCGATTACCCGCTTTCTGTCGTGAGGCGTGACAGCGAGGACTTCTTCGATGACCCAGAGGCAGGTTTGCCGTTGGGACAGCCGTTCTCGCCGGCCGACTGCTTGGCTGCCCTGGAGCGGGGTGAGTGTGGCGAGAAGCGTGTGGACTGGTACTACGACGCGGCCCGGGGCGAGTGCCATGAGTTTGTGCATGGAGGCTGTGAGGGCGGCCGCAACCGCTTCGAGACGTACGAGGAGTGCCGGGCGTCGTGTCAGCGCGAGGGGCTGGGCGTGTGCTCGCTGCCGGCCGTGCAGGGTCCCTGTAAGCTCTGGGAGGCGCGCTGGGCCTACAACAGCCTCATGAAGCAGTGCCTGGCGTTCGTCTACGGCGGCTGCCTCGCCAACAAGAACAACTTCCACACACGTGAAGACTGTGAAGCCAGCTGCCCCCAGCCCAAGCAGCGTCAGTGTAAAAGCTGCCGACCGAAAGGAAAAATCCTGGCAAGTCTTTGCCGCAGTGACTTTGCCATCGTGGGACGGCTCACCGAAATCATTGAGGAACTAGACTCTGGAATTGCGCGATTCCACCTGGAGCAGGTGCTGCGTGATGAGAAGATGGGCCTGCAGCTCTTTGAAACACAACACCTGGAGGTGCTGCTGGTGCAGATGGACTGGAGCTGCCCGTGTCCCAACATCACGCAGCACCACCAGCTCCCCCTGCTGGTGATGGGAGAGGTGCAGGACGGCACAGCCGTGATCCTGCCCCACAGCTATGTCAGACCAATATCTGATCGACGCCTCAAGAGGATTCACCAGGTTCTGGACAAGAAGACTTGTGAGATGCTGCAGAGGTTCAAGGACTGA